From one Amycolatopsis sp. FDAARGOS 1241 genomic stretch:
- a CDS encoding DUF2461 domain-containing protein has protein sequence MKFSGFGEYAVDFYDGLEADNSKSYWDANVATYKDDVRAPMEALLKELEPEFGGGFGEGKVFRPYRDVRFAKDKTPYKTHCGAVIEAGRGGGAYYVEVGPAGLRVGGGCFHLAPDQLARFRTAVDTELHGPALESILATLRRQGWDILGDRLKSRPRGFADDHPRLDLLRYRSVYAVRAWEPADYLHEREAFDRVRKAWRQLKKFNEWARDHVGPSEQPRR, from the coding sequence ACGACGGCCTGGAGGCCGACAACTCCAAGTCCTACTGGGACGCGAACGTGGCGACCTACAAGGACGACGTGCGCGCGCCGATGGAGGCACTGCTCAAGGAGCTCGAGCCCGAGTTCGGCGGGGGCTTCGGCGAGGGCAAGGTGTTCCGCCCGTACCGCGACGTGCGTTTCGCCAAGGACAAAACGCCGTACAAGACCCACTGCGGCGCCGTGATCGAAGCCGGCCGCGGCGGGGGTGCTTACTACGTCGAAGTGGGGCCCGCCGGCCTGCGCGTCGGCGGCGGCTGCTTCCACCTCGCGCCCGACCAGCTCGCCCGCTTCCGCACGGCTGTCGACACGGAGCTCCACGGTCCCGCCCTGGAGTCCATCCTGGCGACGCTGCGCCGCCAAGGCTGGGACATCCTGGGCGACCGGCTGAAGTCCCGCCCGCGCGGCTTCGCCGACGACCACCCGCGCCTCGACCTGCTGCGCTACCGCTCGGTCTACGCCGTCCGCGCCTGGGAACCCGCTGACTACCTCCACGAACGCGAGGCCTTCGACCGCGTCCGCAAAGCCTGGCGGCAGCTGAAGAAGTTCAACGAGTGGGCCCGCGACCACGTGGGGCCGAGCGAGCAGCCGCGCCGCTGA